The bacterium Unc6 genome includes a window with the following:
- a CDS encoding adenylate kinase, with protein sequence MKLIFLGPPGAGKGTQAVNLAVQWETLHISTGDILRESIKNKEPLGLKAKNYMLKGELVPDNIVISMVMEKISSNTNNKGFVLDGFPRTSNQAKKLDTVMADEGIILDAVVYFETSEETVLRRLSGRRVCRNCGANYHLTNMLPKIAGVCDKCKGPLYHREDDKPEAIRKRLEVYKNKTTPLLNYYKKSGLLKTINGDLEVQEAFEEIKNKVTGAWCSGAWCSGFLKDDTC encoded by the coding sequence ATAAAACTGATATTTTTAGGCCCTCCCGGTGCAGGAAAAGGGACACAGGCGGTTAATCTTGCAGTGCAATGGGAAACGCTTCATATATCCACCGGCGATATATTAAGAGAGTCTATAAAGAATAAAGAACCTTTAGGATTGAAAGCTAAAAACTATATGCTCAAAGGTGAACTTGTTCCGGATAACATTGTGATATCTATGGTGATGGAAAAAATAAGTAGCAATACCAATAATAAAGGATTTGTATTAGATGGATTTCCCAGAACATCCAATCAGGCTAAAAAACTTGATACTGTAATGGCAGATGAAGGGATAATTTTAGATGCTGTGGTGTATTTTGAAACATCTGAAGAAACTGTATTAAGGAGACTTTCCGGGAGAAGGGTGTGTAGAAATTGTGGTGCAAATTATCATCTAACCAATATGCTTCCCAAGATTGCAGGTGTATGTGATAAATGCAAAGGCCCACTATACCATAGAGAAGATGATAAACCAGAGGCCATAAGAAAAAGGCTTGAAGTTTATAAGAATAAAACAACACCGTTATTGAATTATTATAAAAAAAGTGGTTTATTGAAAACAATAAACGGAGATTTGGAAGTCCAAGAAGCGTTTGAAGAAATAAAAAACAAGGTAACTGGTGCCTGGTGCTCTGGTGCCTGGTGCTCTGGTTTTTTAAAAGATGATACCTGTTAA
- a CDS encoding 50S ribosomal protein L14 — protein sequence MIQMRTILDVADNTGAKRASMIGVLYKGGKLTGRVGDIITCNIKESSPDAVVKKGEVTRAVIVRTKNWIRRKDGSAVKFDSNAIVIIDPQGNPRGTRVFGPIAREIRDKEFIKIASLAPELV from the coding sequence ATGATACAGATGAGAACTATATTAGATGTTGCAGATAATACAGGAGCAAAACGAGCCTCTATGATAGGTGTTCTTTATAAGGGAGGAAAACTTACTGGAAGAGTCGGTGATATTATTACATGCAATATAAAAGAATCTTCGCCTGATGCTGTTGTAAAAAAGGGCGAGGTTACAAGAGCAGTTATAGTAAGAACTAAAAACTGGATAAGAAGAAAAGATGGTTCTGCTGTTAAATTTGATTCAAATGCAATTGTAATTATAGATCCCCAAGGAAATCCTCGTGGAACCCGTGTGTTCGGTCCCATTGCGAGAGAAATAAGAGATAAGGAGTTTATAAAGATTGCGTCTTTGGCGCCGGAACTGGTATAA
- a CDS encoding type I methionyl aminopeptidase, with product MIPVKNKQQIHFIENACKIVVDTMRMLRHHLKPGVTTLYLDEIANKHICSFGAVSAFWGYSGNEKHTMKPYPGHICTSINDEVIHGIPNNRVLKNGDIISIDIGVCYKNWYGDMAWTFPIGDISKETQKLLDVTKQALYAGIKQARKENRLYDISAAIQNCVERENFSVVRQFVGHGVGKSLHEEPQIPNFKDKGNGPRLEPGMVFAIEPMTNAGVSDVLILDDGWTAVTKDGKISAHFEHTVCITDEEPQILTQWE from the coding sequence ATGATACCTGTTAAAAATAAACAGCAGATACATTTTATTGAAAATGCCTGCAAGATTGTTGTAGATACAATGAGAATGTTAAGGCATCACTTAAAACCCGGTGTAACGACCTTATATCTTGATGAAATTGCCAATAAACATATTTGTTCTTTTGGTGCTGTTTCTGCATTTTGGGGATATAGCGGAAATGAAAAACATACAATGAAACCATATCCCGGTCATATCTGCACATCTATCAATGACGAGGTTATCCATGGAATACCCAACAACAGGGTTCTTAAAAATGGGGATATAATAAGCATAGATATTGGAGTATGTTATAAAAACTGGTACGGGGATATGGCGTGGACATTCCCTATCGGGGATATAAGTAAAGAGACACAAAAATTATTAGATGTAACAAAACAGGCGTTGTATGCAGGAATAAAACAAGCAAGAAAAGAAAACAGGCTTTATGATATTTCAGCCGCAATACAGAATTGTGTTGAGAGAGAAAATTTCTCTGTTGTCCGACAATTTGTAGGGCATGGTGTGGGTAAGTCTCTTCATGAGGAACCCCAGATACCAAACTTTAAAGATAAGGGCAATGGCCCGAGATTAGAACCGGGAATGGTATTTGCAATAGAGCCGATGACAAATGCAGGTGTCTCTGATGTCCTAATACTTGATGACGGCTGGACTGCTGTAACAAAGGATGGAAAGATTTCCGCACATTTTGAACATACAGTATGTATTACAGATGAAGAACCCCAAATCTTAACACAGTGGGAATAG
- a CDS encoding preprotein translocase subunit SecY, producing MFKAFANAFKIEDLRKKIIITLALLCVLRIGSYIPVPGIDHVELGKFIRQLQMGFAGQAVFGMMDLFTGGAMSQLTVFALGIMPYISASIIFQLLTAVVPSLEKLAKEGESGRRKLNTYIRYAAIGIGIFQAMLISVGIENPRNTGGFSLVLNPGLPFRFVAILSMATGTTFIMWLGEQIQEYGIGNGMSLIIAAGIVSRIPAAIGLMVEVVRLGQVQAYTIIPLLVLLVAVTMAIVLITQAARKIPVQYAKRVVGRKVYGGASTYIPLRVNQAGVIPIIFAQTIIMFPAVIASFIPNEAFRKFADWLTRGHILYTSLYAMLIIIFAYFYTAIVFNPIDIAENMKKYGGFVPGIRPGKPTADYFDFVMTRITLPGALFLALVAIFPDLITYWFRIPYLPASFFGGTGLLIVVGVMLDTSRQIETHLLMRDYEGFMKKGRIKGRR from the coding sequence ATGTTTAAGGCATTTGCAAATGCTTTTAAAATAGAGGATTTAAGAAAGAAGATTATTATTACTCTTGCACTTCTGTGTGTCTTGAGGATAGGTTCTTATATCCCTGTGCCGGGTATAGACCATGTTGAGCTGGGGAAGTTTATTAGACAGTTGCAGATGGGTTTTGCCGGGCAGGCTGTATTTGGAATGATGGATCTTTTTACAGGTGGTGCAATGAGTCAGTTGACTGTATTTGCGCTTGGTATTATGCCATATATCTCTGCTTCTATTATTTTTCAACTTCTTACCGCTGTTGTTCCCTCATTAGAAAAACTTGCAAAAGAAGGAGAAAGTGGAAGAAGAAAATTAAATACGTATATCAGATATGCAGCAATCGGGATAGGCATATTTCAGGCAATGCTTATAAGTGTTGGGATTGAGAATCCAAGGAATACGGGTGGTTTCTCTCTTGTCTTAAATCCTGGATTGCCTTTTCGTTTTGTAGCCATACTTTCAATGGCGACAGGGACAACATTTATTATGTGGCTCGGCGAGCAGATACAGGAATATGGGATTGGGAATGGTATGTCGCTTATTATCGCAGCAGGCATTGTTTCAAGAATACCTGCTGCTATTGGACTTATGGTAGAGGTTGTCAGATTAGGACAGGTGCAAGCCTACACTATTATACCGCTTCTTGTACTTCTTGTTGCAGTTACAATGGCAATTGTTTTGATAACACAGGCTGCAAGAAAAATACCAGTACAATATGCAAAAAGGGTTGTTGGCAGGAAAGTGTATGGCGGAGCAAGTACATATATACCATTAAGAGTAAATCAGGCCGGTGTTATTCCCATTATATTTGCACAAACCATTATTATGTTCCCGGCTGTAATTGCCAGTTTTATTCCTAATGAGGCATTTCGTAAGTTTGCAGATTGGTTAACAAGAGGACATATACTTTATACATCTCTTTATGCAATGCTTATAATTATTTTTGCATATTTTTATACGGCAATAGTATTTAATCCCATAGATATTGCAGAGAATATGAAGAAATATGGCGGTTTTGTCCCCGGCATAAGACCGGGTAAGCCAACTGCTGATTATTTTGATTTTGTTATGACAAGGATTACACTTCCCGGAGCACTTTTCCTTGCCCTTGTTGCGATATTTCCGGATTTGATTACATACTGGTTTAGGATTCCGTATCTTCCGGCAAGCTTTTTTGGCGGCACAGGGCTTCTTATTGTTGTCGGTGTTATGCTTGATACAAGCCGCCAGATAGAAACTCACCTTCTTATGAGAGACTATGAGGGTTTTATGAAAAAGGGAAGGATAAAGGGAAGAAGATAG
- a CDS encoding 50S ribosomal protein L29 produces MKAKEIRTFSAEERKNRLGSLKKEIYDIECRKKTGEAQSSGKVRNIRKDIARILTVMNQKEQK; encoded by the coding sequence ATGAAAGCGAAAGAAATAAGAACATTCTCCGCTGAGGAAAGAAAAAACAGGCTTGGCTCTTTAAAAAAAGAGATTTATGATATTGAATGTAGAAAAAAGACAGGTGAAGCGCAATCCAGCGGGAAGGTAAGAAACATAAGAAAGGACATTGCAAGAATTTTAACAGTAATGAATCAAAAGGAGCAAAAATGA
- a CDS encoding type Z 30S ribosomal protein S14 codes for MAKKSLINKANRLPKFKTRAYNRCRQCGRSGGYLKRFKLCRLCFRELASRGEIPGVVKASW; via the coding sequence ATGGCAAAAAAGTCTTTGATAAATAAGGCAAATAGACTGCCAAAATTTAAGACAAGGGCGTATAACAGATGTAGACAATGCGGAAGAAGTGGCGGATACTTAAAAAGATTTAAACTTTGCAGGCTTTGTTTCAGAGAGTTAGCATCCCGGGGAGAAATTCCAGGTGTTGTAAAAGCAAGTTGGTAA
- a CDS encoding translation initiation factor IF-1, which translates to MPKEEAIEVEGKIIESLPNGMFRVELDNGHRLLAHLSGKMRLNYIKLLPGDRVKMQVSPYDLNKGRIVYRI; encoded by the coding sequence ATGCCAAAAGAAGAAGCAATTGAGGTTGAGGGCAAAATTATAGAATCTCTTCCAAACGGGATGTTCAGGGTTGAACTTGATAATGGACATCGTTTACTTGCACACCTTAGCGGGAAGATGAGACTTAATTATATAAAACTATTGCCGGGTGATCGTGTAAAAATGCAGGTGTCTCCTTACGACCTAAATAAGGGAAGGATAGTTTATAGAATATGA
- a CDS encoding 50S ribosomal protein L22 translates to MAKKIDTRIVSKAFARYIRMTPRKVRGVIDLVRGKRLKLAYSILIGVNKSARLPVEKVIKSAETNAKRSSPTIDTSGLIIKHIWADEGPLLGYGKRFRAAPMGRAMQIKKKTCHIGVELAVK, encoded by the coding sequence ATGGCAAAAAAAATAGATACAAGAATTGTTTCAAAAGCATTTGCTCGTTATATAAGAATGACACCGAGAAAGGTAAGGGGTGTTATTGACCTTGTTCGTGGTAAAAGGCTTAAACTGGCATATTCAATACTCATCGGTGTTAACAAGTCTGCAAGGCTGCCAGTTGAAAAAGTTATAAAATCGGCGGAGACAAATGCAAAAAGGTCTTCTCCTACTATAGACACAAGCGGCCTTATTATAAAACATATATGGGCAGATGAAGGTCCCTTGCTTGGATATGGGAAAAGATTCAGGGCTGCTCCGATGGGAAGGGCTATGCAAATAAAAAAAAAGACCTGTCATATCGGGGTGGAATTAGCAGTAAAATAA
- a CDS encoding 50S ribosomal protein L24, whose protein sequence is MFKIKKDDTVVVLKGRDRGKTGKVLKIFTSCGKPERALVQGIQIVKRHLKKRKQDEPAGIVEKEAPINVSNIAPLCSKCKKPARVGFKIEDSKSSQSGSSILAKKIRYCKKCKEAII, encoded by the coding sequence ATGTTTAAAATTAAAAAAGATGATACAGTTGTTGTTTTAAAAGGAAGGGACAGGGGAAAGACCGGAAAGGTTTTAAAAATTTTTACCTCCTGCGGAAAACCCGAAAGAGCACTTGTCCAGGGAATCCAGATTGTGAAAAGGCACTTAAAAAAAAGGAAACAGGATGAGCCAGCCGGTATAGTTGAAAAAGAGGCGCCTATAAATGTAAGCAATATTGCGCCACTATGTAGTAAATGCAAAAAACCGGCAAGGGTTGGTTTTAAGATAGAGGATTCAAAATCATCGCAAAGTGGCTCCTCCATACTTGCAAAGAAGATTCGTTATTGTAAAAAGTGCAAGGAAGCGATCATATGA
- a CDS encoding 50S ribosomal protein L18, producing MKVNNQIGLLRRHKRIRKKISGTEKRPRLCVHRSHKNLYAQIIDDTQGKTLVSFSTLSPEFSGQKGGNIKSAESLGEKIAKIAVEKGLSEVIFDRGGYLYHGKIKAFADAARKAGLKF from the coding sequence ATGAAAGTAAATAATCAAATAGGATTGCTCAGGCGCCACAAGCGTATAAGAAAAAAAATATCAGGAACTGAGAAAAGACCGAGACTTTGCGTTCATAGAAGTCATAAAAATTTATACGCTCAGATTATAGATGATACGCAAGGAAAGACACTGGTTTCATTTTCTACTTTAAGCCCTGAATTTTCTGGGCAAAAAGGTGGAAATATTAAGTCTGCAGAATCACTTGGTGAAAAAATAGCAAAGATTGCTGTGGAAAAAGGGCTCAGTGAAGTCATATTTGACAGGGGTGGCTATCTTTATCACGGGAAGATAAAGGCATTTGCAGACGCAGCTCGCAAGGCAGGTTTGAAGTTTTAA
- a CDS encoding 50S ribosomal protein L15 produces the protein MKLNEIAKIKGWRKNAKRVGRGPGSGHGKTSCKGQKGQTSRAGRATKPGFEGGQTPLIKRIPKRGFTSYPKTVYQVVNLDRLNTLQDNTEIDLKAMIEKGWIKHGPVKILGKGELTKNVSVQANAFSKSAVDKIEKAGGKAVALRSIPQ, from the coding sequence ATGAAATTGAATGAGATTGCAAAAATTAAGGGTTGGAGAAAGAATGCAAAAAGGGTCGGCCGTGGGCCTGGCTCAGGGCATGGGAAAACATCCTGCAAAGGACAAAAGGGGCAGACATCAAGAGCGGGAAGAGCCACGAAACCGGGTTTTGAAGGAGGACAGACCCCTCTTATAAAAAGAATACCTAAAAGAGGTTTTACAAGTTATCCCAAAACTGTCTATCAGGTAGTAAATCTTGATAGATTGAATACATTGCAAGATAATACAGAAATTGACTTAAAAGCAATGATAGAAAAAGGATGGATAAAGCACGGTCCTGTAAAAATACTTGGGAAAGGAGAATTAACCAAAAATGTTAGTGTGCAGGCAAATGCGTTTTCAAAAAGTGCAGTGGACAAAATAGAGAAAGCAGGTGGCAAAGCTGTTGCTTTAAGGTCCATACCTCAATAA
- a CDS encoding 50S ribosomal protein L16 yields the protein MALMMPKRVKYRKAQRGRRKGIATKGSNISFGEFGLKALENGWIGNRQIEAARVALTRAVRRGGKLYVRLFPDKPVTKKPAETRMGKGKGAVENWVAVVKRGKILFELEGIPGTVAKEAFRLAAHKLPIRTCFVARKHLYNTN from the coding sequence ATGGCTTTAATGATGCCCAAAAGGGTAAAATATAGGAAAGCACAAAGAGGCAGAAGAAAGGGGATTGCAACAAAAGGTTCTAACATTTCATTTGGCGAGTTCGGTTTAAAAGCACTTGAAAATGGTTGGATAGGCAACAGACAGATTGAAGCGGCACGTGTTGCATTAACCCGTGCAGTAAGAAGAGGAGGAAAACTTTATGTAAGGCTTTTCCCGGATAAGCCCGTTACTAAAAAACCGGCAGAAACAAGGATGGGCAAAGGCAAGGGGGCAGTTGAAAATTGGGTTGCTGTTGTAAAAAGGGGTAAAATTCTTTTCGAATTAGAGGGTATTCCGGGTACTGTTGCAAAAGAGGCATTCAGACTTGCAGCGCACAAGTTGCCGATAAGAACATGTTTTGTTGCAAGAAAACATCTGTATAATACAAATTGA
- a CDS encoding 30S ribosomal protein S8, translating to MALTDPVADFLTRIRNASNARKENVDVCSSRLISEILRILKQERYILNYKQLEEGQKGLPRVKNRYRVYLRMTRKGEPVIQGISKISKPGLRIYADVNKLAKIRRHLGVAVVSTSKGIMTDKEARKNKIGGEVVCRIW from the coding sequence ATGGCTTTAACTGACCCTGTGGCAGACTTTCTTACAAGAATTAGAAATGCAAGTAATGCAAGAAAAGAAAATGTTGATGTTTGTAGTTCTCGTCTTATAAGTGAAATATTAAGAATATTAAAACAAGAAAGGTATATTCTTAATTATAAGCAATTGGAAGAAGGCCAGAAAGGCTTACCACGAGTAAAAAACAGATATCGTGTATACTTAAGAATGACAAGAAAAGGGGAACCTGTAATTCAGGGTATTTCAAAAATTTCAAAACCTGGTTTAAGAATTTATGCAGATGTTAATAAATTGGCAAAAATCAGAAGGCACTTAGGTGTTGCTGTTGTATCCACATCAAAAGGAATTATGACGGATAAAGAGGCAAGGAAGAACAAAATAGGCGGAGAAGTTGTTTGCAGGATATGGTAG
- a CDS encoding 30S ribosomal protein S13, with translation MPRISGVDVSKDKRIEIGLMTIYGIGRALSNRILQEAQINPGKKGKELSAEEVSRISSIIQKSYRVEGELRRETSGNIKRLMDIGSYRGTRHKKGLPVRGQRTHTNARTRKGPKRGIRLKKKTVSAGASKT, from the coding sequence ATGCCGAGAATCTCAGGTGTTGATGTTTCAAAAGATAAAAGAATAGAAATCGGATTAATGACGATATACGGTATAGGTAGGGCTTTATCTAATCGTATATTACAGGAGGCACAGATAAATCCAGGTAAGAAAGGAAAAGAGTTATCAGCTGAAGAAGTTTCTCGCATATCTTCTATCATACAGAAGTCTTACAGGGTTGAAGGAGAATTAAGACGGGAAACATCAGGGAATATAAAACGTCTTATGGATATAGGTTCCTACAGAGGAACGCGCCATAAAAAAGGACTTCCAGTGCGTGGCCAGAGGACTCATACAAATGCAAGGACACGCAAAGGACCTAAAAGAGGCATAAGACTGAAGA
- a CDS encoding 30S ribosomal protein S17, with translation MTGRVRKRKVKEGVIVSDKMNKTVIVKVTRRAKHPVYGKIVSRAKNFMTHNENIAKLGDKVKIMETRPLSKNKRWRVVEVVKKL, from the coding sequence ATGACAGGTAGGGTAAGAAAAAGAAAAGTTAAAGAGGGTGTTATTGTAAGCGACAAAATGAATAAGACGGTGATTGTTAAGGTTACAAGAAGAGCCAAACATCCTGTATATGGGAAGATTGTATCAAGGGCTAAAAATTTTATGACTCATAATGAAAACATTGCAAAATTGGGTGATAAAGTAAAAATAATGGAAACCCGCCCTCTTTCAAAAAATAAAAGGTGGCGTGTTGTAGAAGTGGTGAAAAAACTTTAA
- a CDS encoding 50S ribosomal protein L6, which produces MSKIGKRPILLPKGVTTQIKSDTVVITGPKGACEKTLPTGVQIQQNENQIFITTQGTGAQNASHWNTIQGTIRSHIKNMIQGVSEGFQKELDIVGAGYRAQVLGKKLNIYLGFTHPINYDIPAGIIIEVPKPTSIIIKGVNKELVGRVAGEIRGVMRPEPYKGKGIRYNKEIVRKKAGKAVAGK; this is translated from the coding sequence ATGTCAAAGATAGGCAAGAGACCGATTTTGTTGCCAAAGGGCGTTACAACACAGATAAAGTCTGATACTGTTGTAATAACCGGACCAAAAGGAGCGTGTGAAAAAACTCTTCCAACAGGTGTTCAAATTCAGCAGAATGAAAATCAAATTTTTATTACTACGCAAGGTACGGGCGCACAAAATGCATCACACTGGAATACAATTCAGGGGACCATCAGGAGTCATATTAAAAATATGATTCAAGGCGTATCAGAAGGTTTTCAAAAGGAACTTGATATTGTTGGTGCTGGTTACAGGGCACAGGTTTTGGGAAAAAAGTTAAATATATATTTAGGTTTCACACACCCTATCAATTATGATATACCTGCTGGCATAATCATAGAAGTTCCCAAACCTACATCAATAATTATAAAAGGGGTTAATAAGGAGTTAGTGGGCAGGGTTGCAGGAGAGATAAGAGGTGTTATGAGGCCTGAACCGTATAAAGGTAAGGGCATAAGATATAACAAAGAGATTGTCAGGAAAAAGGCTGGAAAGGCAGTAGCAGGAAAATAA
- a CDS encoding 50S ribosomal protein L36: MKVRSSVKRICEKCKIVRRQGVVRVICKIPKHKQRQG; this comes from the coding sequence ATGAAAGTTCGATCATCAGTTAAAAGAATTTGTGAAAAATGTAAGATTGTAAGGCGTCAAGGTGTTGTAAGGGTGATATGTAAGATACCAAAACATAAACAAAGGCAGGGATAA
- a CDS encoding 30S ribosomal protein S3 — translation MGQKVNPIGLRLGIVKDWSSRWFAPAKDYADLLNEDVGIRKYIYKLFAQAMVAKVDIERAGDRVRIIIHTARPGIIIGRKGADVDRLKEDLQKITNNKEVYIDIQDVKEPLLNARLVAENIAYQIRKRISYKRAMKKAIQLSMNAGAKGIKIACAGRLAGAEMAREETRKEGKVPLSTLRANIDYACIQALTMYGTIGVKVWIYSGEIVPQKNR, via the coding sequence GTGGGACAAAAAGTAAATCCTATTGGTTTAAGATTAGGGATTGTAAAAGACTGGAGTTCTCGTTGGTTTGCGCCTGCGAAAGATTATGCAGACCTATTAAACGAGGATGTTGGTATAAGAAAATATATCTATAAGTTATTTGCTCAGGCAATGGTTGCAAAGGTTGATATAGAAAGAGCAGGCGACCGTGTGCGGATTATTATACATACTGCCAGACCGGGAATTATCATAGGAAGAAAAGGGGCAGATGTTGACAGGCTCAAGGAAGATTTACAAAAAATTACAAATAATAAAGAAGTTTATATAGATATTCAGGATGTAAAAGAGCCGCTCCTTAATGCAAGACTTGTTGCTGAAAATATTGCATATCAGATACGGAAACGTATTTCATACAAAAGAGCAATGAAAAAGGCGATACAGTTAAGTATGAATGCAGGAGCAAAAGGCATAAAAATAGCCTGTGCGGGAAGACTTGCAGGTGCCGAAATGGCAAGAGAAGAAACAAGAAAAGAAGGGAAAGTTCCTCTTTCTACATTAAGGGCTAATATTGACTATGCATGTATACAGGCGCTTACTATGTATGGAACAATAGGTGTAAAGGTTTGGATATATAGTGGAGAAATAGTGCCACAAAAAAATAGGTGA
- a CDS encoding 50S ribosomal protein L5 — protein sequence MPRILEKYRKETIPHLRKNIGINNVMALPKMSKIVVNVGCGEGAKDIKILEGIRNDLATITGQMPVITRAKKAIANFKIREKQTIGCMVTLRGVRMYEFFDRLVNATLPRIRDFRGVSVKGFDGQGNYNLGLLEHTVFPEIDIDRVTKVFGMNITIVIKNGSPNGSYQLLKLLGMPFQK from the coding sequence ATGCCGAGAATACTTGAAAAATACAGGAAAGAAACAATCCCCCATTTAAGGAAAAATATAGGGATAAACAATGTAATGGCATTGCCCAAGATGTCCAAGATTGTTGTAAATGTTGGTTGTGGGGAAGGGGCAAAAGATATAAAGATACTTGAAGGCATAAGAAATGACCTTGCTACAATTACCGGACAGATGCCGGTTATAACAAGAGCGAAGAAGGCTATTGCAAATTTTAAGATAAGAGAAAAACAGACAATAGGATGTATGGTTACATTAAGAGGGGTAAGGATGTATGAGTTTTTTGACAGGCTTGTTAATGCAACGCTTCCTCGTATCAGGGATTTCAGGGGTGTTTCTGTTAAAGGTTTTGATGGACAGGGAAATTATAATCTTGGTCTGCTAGAACATACGGTATTTCCGGAGATTGACATAGACAGGGTTACAAAAGTATTTGGTATGAATATAACAATTGTTATAAAGAACGGAAGTCCAAATGGGTCATATCAATTGCTTAAATTGCTTGGTATGCCATTTCAGAAATAG
- a CDS encoding 30S ribosomal protein S5 produces MVKEKEEEWIEKVVSINRTAKVVKGGRRMAFSALVVTGNTRGQVGFGVGKANEVVNAIRKGGNEARKSLFNVMLKGTTIPYQAIGHCGAARVLIKPASRGTGVIAGGAVRAVCEVAGIKDILAKCLKSDNPVNVVRATVDAFKKMGKAGLKDEIE; encoded by the coding sequence ATGGTTAAAGAAAAAGAAGAGGAATGGATAGAAAAGGTTGTAAGTATAAACAGAACCGCAAAGGTTGTAAAGGGGGGAAGAAGAATGGCATTTAGCGCTCTTGTTGTTACAGGCAATACCCGGGGACAGGTTGGTTTTGGTGTGGGCAAGGCAAACGAGGTAGTAAATGCCATAAGAAAAGGTGGGAACGAGGCCCGTAAGTCTTTATTTAATGTTATGTTAAAAGGTACAACTATTCCTTACCAGGCAATAGGGCACTGTGGGGCTGCAAGAGTTTTAATTAAACCTGCATCAAGGGGTACCGGTGTCATTGCAGGTGGTGCCGTAAGAGCAGTTTGTGAAGTGGCGGGTATAAAAGACATACTTGCAAAATGTCTTAAATCTGATAATCCTGTAAATGTTGTAAGAGCAACGGTTGATGCATTCAAAAAAATGGGAAAGGCAGGATTAAAAGATGAAATTGAATGA